The Echinicola rosea genome has a segment encoding these proteins:
- the nusA gene encoding transcription termination factor NusA, with product MDAKVLIDSFAEFARSKNVDRPTMIRILEDVFRAMIRKKYETDENFDVIINADKGDLEIWRIREIVDDNSEDIWDHDKISHSEAKKIEPDFEIGEETYERIELEDFGRRAVMMARQTLIQKIKDLEKDLLFQQYEELVGEIITAEVYQILGREMLLMDGEGNELILPKGEQIPKDRFRKGDTIRSIVHKVEMVNGNPRIILSRTSPIFLERLFENEVPEVYDGLITIKKIVREPGERAKVAVESYDDRIDPVGACVGMKGSRIHAVVRELQNENIDVINYTDNLELYVSRALSPAKVSSIQANEEEKRLSVFLKPDQVSLAIGKGGYNIRLASRLVGYEIDVFRELSDYEEEEDVDLSEFSDEIEGWIIEELKKTGLDTAKSVLALSKEDLTRRTELEEETIEEIFRILKQEFEQ from the coding sequence ATGGATGCTAAAGTTCTTATAGATTCGTTTGCAGAATTTGCAAGATCTAAAAACGTGGATCGCCCTACGATGATCCGCATTCTGGAAGATGTGTTTAGAGCGATGATTCGTAAAAAATACGAAACAGACGAGAATTTTGATGTGATCATCAATGCCGACAAAGGAGACCTTGAAATCTGGCGGATCCGTGAAATCGTAGATGACAACTCCGAGGATATCTGGGACCACGATAAGATCAGCCATTCAGAAGCCAAAAAGATTGAACCCGACTTTGAAATCGGCGAAGAGACATACGAAAGAATCGAACTGGAAGACTTTGGCCGAAGGGCCGTCATGATGGCCAGGCAAACATTGATACAGAAAATCAAGGATTTGGAGAAAGATTTGCTGTTTCAGCAATATGAAGAGCTGGTCGGTGAGATCATCACTGCGGAAGTTTACCAGATCCTTGGCCGTGAAATGCTGCTAATGGACGGTGAAGGCAATGAACTGATCCTCCCCAAAGGCGAGCAAATTCCAAAAGACCGCTTCCGCAAAGGAGACACCATCCGCTCCATCGTCCACAAAGTGGAAATGGTCAATGGCAATCCACGTATTATCCTTTCAAGAACTTCTCCGATATTCTTGGAAAGATTATTCGAAAATGAAGTACCTGAAGTGTATGATGGATTGATCACGATCAAGAAAATCGTCCGCGAACCAGGAGAGCGTGCCAAAGTAGCCGTAGAATCCTATGATGACCGCATTGATCCAGTGGGTGCCTGTGTGGGCATGAAAGGAAGCCGTATCCATGCGGTGGTCCGCGAGCTCCAAAATGAAAATATCGATGTAATCAACTATACGGACAATCTTGAGCTCTATGTGTCCAGAGCGCTAAGTCCGGCCAAGGTAAGTTCCATTCAGGCAAATGAAGAAGAAAAGCGACTTTCTGTCTTTTTAAAGCCTGATCAAGTATCTTTGGCCATTGGAAAGGGCGGGTACAACATCCGACTGGCCAGTAGGCTAGTAGGTTATGAGATCGATGTCTTCCGTGAGTTATCGGATTATGAAGAGGAGGAAGATGTTGATTTGTCTGAATTTTCCGATGAAATTGAGGGTTGGATAATTGAGGAGTTGAAAAAGACGGGGCTGGATACCGCGAAGAGTGTTTTGGCACTTTCCAAGGAGGACCTGACCCGAAGAACAGAACTTGAAGAAGAAACGATAGAAGAAATCTTCAGAATTTTAAAACAAGAATTTGAACAGTAA
- a CDS encoding ribosome maturation factor RimP, producing the protein MSLKQTIEEIVTKHLPDDAHFVVDVLINEKGPKQKISILIDADEGLNIDTCATVSRAVGEELEAKDIIDNAYVLEVSSPGLDHPLTGKRQYQKNIGRNLKVTMESGDTTEGKLTAVDQSEITLLVKHKEKGKKAIEKEEKIAFEQIKKSIVLVSFK; encoded by the coding sequence ATGAGTTTGAAACAGACCATCGAAGAGATCGTCACCAAGCATTTGCCCGATGACGCTCATTTTGTAGTGGATGTCCTTATAAATGAAAAAGGTCCAAAACAAAAAATCAGTATTCTGATCGATGCTGACGAGGGCCTAAACATCGATACCTGTGCCACCGTCAGTCGAGCGGTGGGAGAAGAGCTTGAAGCCAAGGACATCATAGACAATGCCTATGTGCTGGAAGTTTCTTCACCAGGGCTGGACCATCCCCTGACAGGGAAAAGGCAGTATCAAAAGAACATTGGCCGGAACCTAAAAGTCACCATGGAAAGTGGCGATACGACCGAGGGCAAGCTTACCGCAGTGGACCAATCGGAGATCACTTTGTTGGTAAAACATAAAGAAAAAGGCAAGAAAGCAATCGAAAAAGAAGAAAAGATTGCTTTTGAGCAAATAAAGAAATCAATTGTATTAGTCTCTTTTAAATAA
- the cysS gene encoding cysteine--tRNA ligase, giving the protein MISKDLKIYNTLSRDKELFEPFKPPFVGMYVCGPTVYGDAHLGHARPAITFDTVYRYLKHQGYKVRYVRNITDVGHLQGDADDGEDKIAKKAKLEQLEPMEVAQHYTDSYHRDMDLLNTFKPNIEPRATGHIPEQIKLVEDILEAGFAYEVNGSVYFDVVKYNEEKPYGKLSGRVVEELMSGSRELDGQDEKRNPIDFALWKNAAPEHLMKWDSPWGVGFPGWHLECTAMSSKYLGDQFDIHGGGMDLMFPHHECEIAQGNAGHGHDPAKYWMHNNMITINGQKMGKSLGNFITLQELFKGKHDLLEQAYSPMTIRYFILTAHYRSTLDFSNEALKAAQKGYKKIINGLRIAKDMAYTATDGVELDEKQVQQVEKSIENAYRAMNDDFNTAQAIGQLFNLLKKINSIFTGQLQGAALGKEVFEKLIQTFIVFVEDILGLVEEKSDKQQALLELLLKLYKEAKLAKDYDKVDEIRAALKSIGIVVKDMKEKVDWAYEE; this is encoded by the coding sequence ATGATTTCCAAAGATTTGAAGATTTATAACACGCTGAGTCGTGACAAAGAACTTTTTGAGCCTTTTAAACCGCCCTTCGTCGGGATGTATGTATGCGGCCCCACGGTGTATGGGGATGCCCACCTGGGTCATGCCCGACCGGCCATTACCTTTGACACCGTTTACAGGTACTTAAAGCATCAGGGATATAAGGTGCGGTATGTGCGGAACATCACTGATGTGGGGCACCTGCAGGGTGATGCCGATGATGGCGAGGATAAGATTGCCAAAAAGGCCAAATTGGAGCAGTTGGAACCCATGGAGGTGGCCCAGCATTATACCGATTCCTACCATCGCGATATGGACCTGCTAAATACCTTCAAGCCCAATATTGAGCCCAGAGCCACCGGTCACATTCCCGAGCAAATCAAGTTGGTAGAAGATATCTTAGAGGCCGGTTTTGCTTATGAGGTAAACGGCTCGGTGTATTTTGATGTGGTGAAATATAACGAGGAAAAGCCTTACGGGAAGCTGTCCGGGAGGGTTGTTGAAGAGTTGATGAGCGGTAGCCGTGAGCTGGACGGGCAAGATGAAAAGCGCAATCCGATTGATTTTGCCCTTTGGAAAAATGCCGCTCCCGAGCATTTGATGAAGTGGGATTCTCCTTGGGGCGTGGGCTTTCCCGGCTGGCACCTGGAGTGTACAGCGATGAGCTCAAAGTACCTCGGGGACCAGTTTGATATCCACGGCGGTGGCATGGACCTGATGTTTCCGCACCACGAGTGTGAGATCGCCCAGGGCAATGCAGGCCATGGCCATGATCCGGCGAAGTACTGGATGCACAATAACATGATCACCATCAATGGTCAAAAGATGGGCAAGTCCTTAGGGAATTTCATAACCCTACAGGAGCTTTTCAAGGGTAAGCACGACCTGCTCGAACAGGCCTATAGCCCCATGACCATCCGTTATTTTATCCTGACGGCACATTATAGGTCCACGCTGGACTTTTCTAACGAGGCCTTGAAGGCCGCCCAGAAAGGGTACAAAAAAATCATCAACGGCCTCCGCATCGCCAAAGACATGGCATACACCGCAACAGATGGCGTAGAACTGGACGAAAAGCAGGTGCAGCAAGTGGAGAAAAGCATCGAAAATGCGTATCGCGCCATGAACGATGACTTTAACACCGCCCAGGCCATTGGCCAGCTGTTCAATTTGCTGAAAAAGATCAACAGCATCTTTACCGGTCAGCTCCAAGGGGCGGCTTTAGGAAAAGAAGTTTTTGAAAAATTAATTCAGACCTTCATCGTTTTTGTAGAGGATATTTTAGGTCTGGTGGAAGAAAAATCAGACAAGCAGCAAGCGCTATTGGAGCTGTTGCTGAAGCTGTACAAAGAGGCCAAGCTGGCCAAGGATTATGATAAAGTCGATGAGATCCGGGCCGCACTCAAATCCATCGGTATCGTGGTCAAGGATATGAAAGAAAAAGTAGATTGGGCTTATGAAGAATAA
- a CDS encoding M28 family peptidase translates to MKNKFIWAMAFGLLLGACGEAKKETAQEPVVAVPVAEVPDFNADSAYHYIQKQVDFGPRVPNTEGHKATSQWLQEKFASFGLTVQAQEFTAEAYDGKPLELTNIIASYNPHAKKRILLGAHWDTRRVADKDTERINEPIDGANDGGSGVGVLLEIARVIASASKKPEVGIDFILFDGEDDGKPESAKAGANDAKWWCLGSQHWAKTPHERGYAAYYGILLDMVGAKGARFYKEGVSMQYAKGIVNKVWNYAHSIGHSDFFQMRNSHPITDDHIPVNEVARIPMIDIIDYSPDFGFGRYHHKHADNMEVIDTRTLKAVGETVLFTIYQE, encoded by the coding sequence ATGAAGAATAAATTCATTTGGGCGATGGCCTTTGGGCTATTGCTTGGAGCATGCGGAGAAGCAAAGAAAGAAACTGCGCAGGAGCCAGTAGTGGCGGTACCTGTAGCTGAAGTTCCGGATTTTAATGCGGACTCTGCTTATCATTATATCCAAAAACAAGTGGATTTTGGTCCCCGTGTGCCCAATACAGAAGGCCATAAAGCCACTTCCCAGTGGTTACAGGAGAAGTTTGCTTCCTTTGGCCTGACGGTACAGGCGCAGGAGTTCACTGCCGAGGCGTATGACGGCAAGCCACTGGAATTGACCAATATCATTGCCTCCTATAATCCCCATGCCAAAAAGCGGATCCTTTTGGGAGCCCACTGGGATACGCGAAGGGTGGCCGATAAGGATACAGAGCGAATCAATGAGCCTATCGATGGTGCCAATGACGGGGGCAGTGGCGTGGGGGTATTGCTGGAGATTGCCCGTGTGATCGCTTCAGCTTCCAAAAAGCCAGAAGTAGGCATTGACTTTATCCTCTTTGACGGGGAAGATGACGGCAAGCCGGAATCTGCCAAAGCCGGGGCCAATGATGCCAAGTGGTGGTGCTTGGGTTCCCAGCATTGGGCCAAAACGCCACACGAGCGCGGCTATGCAGCCTATTACGGGATCCTATTGGACATGGTGGGAGCCAAGGGAGCGCGCTTTTATAAAGAAGGGGTTTCCATGCAGTATGCCAAAGGTATTGTCAATAAGGTCTGGAACTACGCCCATTCGATCGGACATAGTGACTTTTTCCAAATGCGCAATTCCCATCCCATTACCGATGACCACATTCCCGTCAATGAAGTGGCACGGATTCCCATGATCGATATCATCGATTATTCCCCTGATTTTGGCTTTGGGAGGTATCACCATAAGCATGCAGACAATATGGAAGTTATCGATACCAGGACGCTGAAAGCTGTTGGAGAAACTGTCCTTTTTACGATATACCAAGAATAA
- a CDS encoding LacI family DNA-binding transcriptional regulator — MKKGQVTIRDIALKLNISISTVSRALRNSPEIKLETRKKVLAMADKLNYSPNVVAQSLRVNKTKTLGIVVPELASHFFASNISGIQDTAYRRGYNVMICQSNESFEQEKSDIRTLVSSRVDGLLISLSRETVSYDHLQNLIDREIPFVLFDRILEGLPVSTVTVDDTLGAYKVTRHLIEQGCQRIAFLSGPEGMYISQKRMDGYEKALSEKGIIMDPGLVRHSDLTSETTQAMVRDLLDQPNPPDAIFAINDPVAIDVMKFLKGRGIRIPQDIALVGFTNMPVSDALEPALSTVDQPAYEMGRLAANNLLDQLMDPDGFEPKNIVLDTELVIRKSSEK, encoded by the coding sequence ATGAAAAAAGGACAAGTTACCATCAGGGATATCGCGTTGAAGCTGAACATAAGCATTTCTACTGTTTCGCGGGCATTGCGGAATTCTCCGGAAATCAAGCTGGAAACCCGCAAGAAGGTGTTGGCGATGGCCGATAAGCTAAATTATTCGCCCAATGTGGTTGCCCAGAGTTTACGGGTCAATAAGACCAAGACCTTGGGGATCGTTGTCCCCGAGCTGGCTTCCCATTTTTTTGCGTCTAATATCAGCGGTATTCAGGATACGGCGTACCGCAGGGGGTACAATGTGATGATCTGTCAGTCCAATGAGAGTTTTGAGCAAGAGAAATCCGATATCCGCACCTTGGTTTCCAGCCGGGTGGACGGGCTATTGATTTCCCTTAGCCGGGAAACGGTATCGTATGATCATCTCCAAAATCTCATCGACCGTGAAATTCCTTTTGTGCTCTTTGACCGCATCCTGGAAGGATTGCCAGTGTCCACGGTGACGGTGGATGATACTTTGGGTGCGTACAAGGTGACGCGACATTTGATCGAGCAGGGCTGTCAGCGAATTGCCTTCCTTTCTGGGCCGGAAGGCATGTACATCAGCCAGAAGCGGATGGACGGTTATGAAAAAGCACTGAGCGAAAAGGGAATTATCATGGATCCGGGCTTGGTGCGGCACAGCGATTTGACCTCGGAGACGACCCAGGCAATGGTGCGGGATTTATTGGACCAGCCAAACCCGCCGGACGCCATCTTTGCGATCAATGATCCTGTGGCCATTGACGTGATGAAATTCTTAAAAGGACGTGGGATTCGCATTCCGCAGGATATCGCTTTGGTGGGATTTACCAATATGCCCGTGTCAGATGCCTTGGAGCCAGCATTGTCCACGGTGGACCAGCCAGCCTATGAAATGGGACGCCTGGCGGCCAATAATCTGCTGGACCAGCTGATGGATCCAGATGGCTTTGAGCCAAAAAATATCGTGTTGGATACAGAATTGGTCATTCGAAAGTCCTCAGAAAAATAA
- a CDS encoding aldose epimerase family protein, whose product MSKESTNRAKVTVEKTVFGQTHTGTDIHLFTLRNANGAKACVTNYGATLTHLEVPDRTGTPTDVVLGFDRFEDYISEKYLQAGAFMGCTVGRVCNRIDRGRFTLEGKPYEMAVNNGDHHLHGGLEGFDKKIWKAAILDDGVEFTYVSPDGEENYPGNLTVTVAFTLSEENELTLTYGAKTDKTTVINLTNHSYFNLSGDLSSTILEHDLQVSAPLYVAVKEGSIPTGEILSVKGTPLDFLNTKKIKEGVMADHPQTVIANGLDQTLVVDKNQPAAVLSSEASGICMEVATSEPGIQLYSANYFDGTLEGKGKTYPKHGGIALETQHFPDSPNQPHFPTVVLRPGETFQSFTAFKFSVIK is encoded by the coding sequence TTGTCTAAAGAAAGTACCAATCGCGCTAAAGTCACTGTCGAAAAGACCGTTTTTGGTCAAACCCACACCGGCACTGATATCCATTTATTTACCTTAAGGAATGCCAACGGAGCAAAAGCCTGTGTGACCAATTACGGTGCTACACTTACCCATCTTGAAGTTCCGGACCGAACCGGAACCCCTACTGACGTGGTGCTCGGTTTTGACCGGTTTGAGGACTATATCAGTGAAAAATATCTCCAAGCAGGAGCTTTTATGGGCTGTACCGTGGGAAGGGTATGTAACCGTATTGACCGCGGAAGGTTTACCTTGGAAGGCAAGCCCTACGAAATGGCGGTAAACAATGGCGACCACCACTTGCACGGTGGCTTGGAAGGGTTTGATAAAAAAATATGGAAAGCCGCTATCCTCGATGATGGTGTGGAATTCACCTATGTCAGTCCTGATGGGGAAGAAAACTACCCAGGAAACTTGACGGTAACGGTAGCCTTTACGCTTTCGGAGGAAAACGAACTGACGCTTACCTATGGTGCCAAGACTGACAAAACCACCGTGATCAACCTTACCAATCATTCTTATTTCAACCTTTCAGGAGACCTTTCATCCACCATCTTAGAGCACGACCTACAGGTCAGTGCGCCGCTCTATGTGGCAGTCAAAGAAGGTAGTATTCCTACCGGAGAAATCCTTTCAGTAAAGGGGACGCCATTGGATTTCCTCAATACCAAAAAGATCAAGGAGGGAGTGATGGCCGATCATCCGCAGACGGTGATTGCCAATGGCCTGGACCAGACCTTGGTGGTTGACAAAAACCAGCCCGCGGCAGTGCTCTCCTCCGAAGCATCAGGGATCTGCATGGAAGTAGCCACTTCAGAACCTGGTATTCAATTGTATTCTGCCAATTATTTTGATGGGACGCTCGAGGGAAAGGGAAAGACATATCCAAAGCATGGCGGCATTGCATTGGAGACGCAGCACTTTCCGGATTCCCCAAACCAACCTCATTTCCCCACGGTAGTGCTCCGGCCGGGAGAAACTTTCCAGAGTTTCACGGCTTTTAAATTTTCAGTCATTAAGTAA
- a CDS encoding galactokinase has translation MNPEIITSAFFELFDKKPIVVKSPGRINLIGEHTDYNEGFVLPAAINKEIVIAVQKNDSDECRLFSLDFQESLTFDLQDFERMEGGWGNYVMGVVAQLQKAGYSIEGFDLVFGGDVPVGAGLSSSAAVENGVCLALSELFGLGLERLDMLKYAQKAEHEFAGVQCGIMDQFASMMGKDDHAIRLDCRSLEYSYFPIDLGDYQIILCDTQVKHSLADSAYNDRRRECQDGVAAVQQTNQTVKSLRDVTLEMLEEAKSKISDVVFRRCKFVIEENARLLKGCELLEKGDIKGFGQQMYGSHDGLSELYEVSCKELDFLADFAKSREAVAGARMMGGGFGGCTINLVEKSAKETFEKEVAAAYEKAFGKSLQIYEVDVTDGTRVVG, from the coding sequence ATGAACCCAGAAATTATCACGTCAGCGTTCTTCGAGCTGTTTGACAAAAAACCAATTGTCGTCAAATCCCCCGGAAGGATCAACCTGATCGGGGAGCATACCGATTATAACGAAGGTTTCGTACTTCCCGCAGCGATCAACAAGGAGATCGTCATTGCTGTCCAAAAAAATGACAGTGATGAATGCCGGTTGTTTTCCCTCGATTTTCAGGAATCCCTGACCTTTGACCTGCAAGATTTTGAGCGGATGGAAGGTGGCTGGGGCAATTATGTAATGGGCGTCGTGGCGCAATTGCAGAAGGCCGGCTACTCCATCGAAGGGTTTGACCTGGTGTTTGGAGGGGATGTGCCCGTAGGGGCAGGATTATCGTCTTCCGCGGCGGTGGAAAATGGTGTTTGTCTGGCTTTGTCCGAATTATTCGGTCTTGGACTGGAGCGCTTGGACATGCTGAAGTATGCCCAAAAGGCGGAGCATGAATTTGCTGGGGTCCAGTGTGGGATCATGGATCAATTTGCTTCCATGATGGGCAAGGATGACCATGCCATCCGATTGGACTGCCGATCCCTTGAATACAGCTATTTCCCGATCGACCTTGGAGATTACCAAATCATCCTGTGCGATACACAGGTAAAGCACTCCCTGGCCGACTCTGCTTATAATGACCGTAGAAGGGAGTGCCAAGATGGTGTGGCCGCTGTTCAGCAGACCAATCAAACCGTCAAGAGTCTCCGTGATGTGACGTTGGAAATGCTGGAAGAGGCCAAGTCCAAAATCAGCGACGTGGTCTTCCGGCGGTGCAAATTTGTGATTGAGGAAAATGCCCGTTTGCTCAAAGGCTGTGAGCTGTTGGAAAAAGGTGATATCAAAGGTTTCGGACAGCAGATGTACGGTTCCCACGACGGGCTTTCTGAGCTATATGAAGTGAGCTGTAAAGAACTGGATTTTTTGGCCGATTTTGCCAAGTCCCGTGAGGCTGTCGCTGGTGCCCGGATGATGGGTGGTGGCTTTGGTGGCTGTACCATTAACTTGGTGGAAAAAAGTGCCAAGGAGACGTTCGAAAAGGAAGTAGCCGCTGCTTACGAAAAAGCCTTCGGCAAATCCCTCCAAATCTATGAAGTGGACGTCACGGATGGTACGAGAGTAGTCGGATAG
- a CDS encoding UDP-glucose--hexose-1-phosphate uridylyltransferase: MSDFNFEDHSHRRYNPFTGDWLQVSPHRGKRPWQGQEEDTAEAQKPTYDEKCYLCPGNTRINGEKNPDYNGAYVFQNDFGALTSDIPQGEMSEGEFFKAKSERGICKVICFSPRHDLTIPELDVEAITKVVELWKKEYQELGSKDFINHVQIFENKGPVMGCSNPHPHGQIWAQESIPVEPAKKQVKFGEYYQKYGRSMVLDYVYEELKKGERILFENEYFVGLVPFWAVWPFEAMIAPKTHIASLADMDEGQMAALADAYRQLAIMYDNMFKVSFPYSAGIHQAPTDGQNHPEWDLHMVFYPPLLRSATVKKFMVGYEMLANPQRDITAESAVKILKGQPKEHYKV, encoded by the coding sequence ATGTCTGATTTTAATTTTGAAGACCATAGTCATAGAAGATATAATCCATTTACCGGTGACTGGCTCCAAGTGTCTCCCCATCGTGGCAAGCGGCCATGGCAGGGACAGGAAGAAGATACCGCCGAAGCGCAAAAGCCCACATATGATGAAAAGTGCTACTTGTGCCCCGGCAATACCCGTATAAATGGCGAGAAAAACCCTGATTATAATGGCGCATACGTATTCCAGAATGATTTTGGGGCATTGACCTCCGATATTCCACAGGGGGAAATGTCCGAAGGAGAGTTTTTCAAGGCCAAAAGCGAACGGGGAATTTGCAAAGTGATCTGCTTTTCACCCCGCCATGACCTGACCATTCCCGAGCTGGATGTGGAGGCCATCACCAAGGTGGTGGAGCTATGGAAAAAGGAATACCAGGAATTGGGCAGCAAGGATTTTATCAATCATGTCCAGATTTTCGAAAACAAAGGTCCGGTGATGGGCTGCTCCAATCCCCATCCCCATGGACAGATCTGGGCGCAGGAATCCATCCCGGTGGAGCCGGCCAAAAAGCAGGTGAAGTTTGGTGAATATTACCAGAAATATGGGCGTAGCATGGTGCTCGACTATGTGTACGAGGAACTCAAGAAAGGCGAGCGTATTCTTTTCGAGAATGAATATTTCGTGGGCTTGGTGCCTTTCTGGGCGGTATGGCCCTTTGAGGCGATGATCGCACCTAAGACGCATATCGCGAGTCTGGCAGATATGGATGAAGGTCAGATGGCTGCCTTAGCAGATGCTTATCGCCAGCTGGCCATCATGTATGACAATATGTTTAAGGTGTCCTTTCCCTATTCGGCAGGAATCCACCAAGCCCCAACGGATGGCCAAAACCATCCAGAGTGGGATCTGCATATGGTATTCTACCCTCCACTCCTACGCTCTGCGACGGTGAAAAAGTTTATGGTCGGCTACGAGATGCTGGCCAATCCACAACGCGACATCACCGCTGAATCTGCAGTGAAAATCCTGAAGGGCCAGCCAAAGGAGCATTATAAGGTCTAA
- the metK gene encoding methionine adenosyltransferase codes for MPYLFTSESVSEGHPDKISDQISDALIDNFLAFDPQSKVACETLVTTGQVVLAGEVKSNTYLDVQKIARDVINRIGYVKGEYMFDGSSCGVLSAIHDQSPDINQGVDRTSPEEQGAGDQGMMFGYATNETQNYMPLALDLSHRLLKELAELRRENEEISYLRPDAKAQVTIEYSDDNVPQRIKTIVISTQHDEFADEPTMLKKIKEDLISILIPRVKAQLIPEIQSLFTDDITYHINPTGKFVIGGPHGDAGLTGRKIIVDTYGGKGAHGGGAFSGKDPSKVDRSAAYATRHIAKNMVAAGIADEVLVQVSYAIGVAEPMGIYINTYGTSKVDITDGEIAEKIQKIFDMRPYAIEQRLKLRNPIYEETAAYGHMGRTNEVKNKTFVSPDGTSINLDVELFTWEKLDYVDTLKKKFGI; via the coding sequence ATGCCTTATTTATTTACCTCAGAATCTGTTTCTGAGGGACATCCTGATAAAATTTCTGATCAAATATCAGATGCATTGATTGATAATTTTTTGGCGTTTGATCCCCAGTCCAAGGTGGCTTGTGAAACGCTGGTGACCACTGGACAAGTGGTCTTAGCAGGAGAGGTGAAGTCCAATACTTATCTTGACGTCCAGAAAATCGCCCGTGATGTGATCAACAGGATCGGCTACGTGAAGGGAGAATACATGTTTGACGGAAGCTCTTGCGGTGTGCTTTCTGCCATCCATGACCAGTCACCGGATATCAACCAAGGCGTGGATCGTACAAGTCCCGAGGAACAAGGGGCGGGTGACCAAGGGATGATGTTCGGCTATGCCACCAATGAGACCCAGAATTATATGCCTTTGGCACTGGACCTTTCGCACAGGCTACTGAAAGAACTTGCTGAGCTGAGAAGGGAGAATGAGGAGATCTCTTACCTCCGCCCAGATGCCAAAGCACAGGTAACGATCGAATACAGTGACGATAACGTCCCCCAGCGGATCAAGACCATTGTGATTTCGACGCAGCATGATGAGTTTGCCGATGAGCCTACCATGCTGAAAAAAATCAAGGAGGACTTGATCAGCATTTTGATTCCAAGGGTAAAAGCTCAGCTGATCCCGGAAATCCAGTCGCTCTTTACCGATGACATTACCTATCATATCAATCCTACAGGGAAGTTTGTGATTGGTGGGCCGCATGGAGATGCAGGGCTGACCGGTCGTAAGATCATCGTGGATACTTACGGTGGCAAAGGAGCCCACGGAGGAGGGGCATTTTCCGGTAAAGATCCCTCAAAAGTGGACCGCTCCGCAGCCTATGCTACTCGCCACATCGCCAAAAACATGGTGGCGGCAGGCATTGCCGATGAAGTGCTGGTCCAAGTCTCCTACGCCATCGGTGTAGCCGAGCCAATGGGCATTTATATCAATACCTACGGAACGAGCAAGGTAGATATAACAGATGGGGAGATCGCCGAAAAGATCCAAAAGATTTTCGATATGCGCCCTTACGCCATTGAGCAAAGGCTAAAGCTCCGCAATCCAATTTATGAAGAAACGGCCGCCTACGGCCACATGGGCAGAACCAATGAGGTAAAAAACAAAACATTCGTTTCGCCTGATGGTACATCCATCAACTTGGATGTAGAGCTGTTCACTTGGGAGAAGCTGGATTATGTCGATACCTTGAAGAAGAAGTTTGGTATTTGA
- a CDS encoding D-alanine--D-alanine ligase, with amino-acid sequence MKKKIALVTGGFTGESVVSLKSAAVVETQIDRDRYDIYKIIIEKGHWYYTDQSGQKLTVDLNDFSVRIHKEKITFDGVFNILHGSPGEDGKLAGYFDMMGIPYTTCDPLTSAITMNKGYTKAIIQDIEGLHVAKSLQLFKNTPQNAQRVIDELSLPYFVKPNNGGSSIGMSKVKSKEEVQEALDKAFAEDSQVLIEEFVSGREFSIGMYKVDDEVIVLPATEIVSSKEFFDFEAKYTAGVTEEITPGRMSEEEVNRVKVVAEKVYLKLNCKGAVRMDYFLEQNTRKIFFIEINTVPGQTETSLISQQVRAVGKTVKEFYTEIIEEMWK; translated from the coding sequence ATGAAGAAAAAAATAGCTTTGGTAACCGGGGGCTTTACCGGAGAATCCGTGGTTTCGTTGAAAAGTGCGGCAGTAGTAGAAACTCAGATCGACAGGGATCGCTATGATATCTATAAAATCATCATTGAAAAAGGCCATTGGTACTACACTGACCAAAGCGGTCAAAAACTAACCGTGGACCTTAACGACTTTTCGGTACGGATTCACAAGGAAAAGATCACCTTTGATGGTGTATTCAACATCCTTCACGGCTCACCTGGAGAGGATGGCAAGCTGGCGGGATATTTTGATATGATGGGGATTCCCTATACTACCTGTGACCCGCTCACCTCCGCCATTACCATGAACAAGGGCTATACGAAAGCCATCATTCAGGACATCGAAGGCCTCCACGTGGCCAAATCCCTCCAACTGTTCAAAAACACTCCCCAAAACGCCCAGCGTGTGATTGATGAGCTCAGCTTGCCCTACTTCGTCAAGCCCAATAATGGCGGCAGCAGCATTGGCATGAGCAAGGTAAAAAGCAAAGAAGAAGTCCAAGAAGCCCTGGACAAGGCCTTTGCAGAAGACAGCCAAGTGCTGATCGAGGAGTTTGTGTCAGGTAGGGAATTCTCCATCGGCATGTACAAGGTGGATGATGAAGTCATCGTCCTTCCCGCTACGGAAATTGTCAGTTCCAAAGAGTTTTTTGACTTCGAAGCCAAATATACCGCTGGAGTCACAGAAGAGATCACCCCTGGACGAATGAGCGAGGAGGAGGTAAACAGGGTAAAAGTTGTTGCCGAAAAAGTCTATCTAAAGCTCAACTGCAAAGGAGCCGTGAGAATGGATTATTTCTTAGAGCAAAATACCAGGAAAATCTTCTTTATCGAAATCAACACCGTACCCGGCCAAACTGAAACCAGCCTTATTTCGCAGCAGGTAAGAGCCGTTGGCAAAACAGTCAAGGAATTCTATACCGAGATCATTGAGGAAATGTGGAAGTAA